From a single Capsicum annuum cultivar UCD-10X-F1 chromosome 12, UCD10Xv1.1, whole genome shotgun sequence genomic region:
- the LOC124889642 gene encoding uncharacterized protein LOC124889642, with protein sequence MCRKQETRWVGSKARNVDGYKLWYSGSDIRPNKVGILVDEELRGMYTPQVGLDEEAKANFWEDLDEVVKSVPSSEKIVIAGDFNGHIRVLSRGYDNVHGGYDFSDRNSEGDAMLDFARAFGLVVVNSSFSKKEDHLITFRSMIAKT encoded by the exons ATGTGCCGAAAGCAG GAGACTAGGTGGGTGGGATCTAAGGCTAGGaatgtggatgggtacaagctATGGTACTCAGGGAGTGATATACGTCCGAACAAAGTaggcatcttagtggatgaggagcttagaGG TATGTATACGCCGCAGGTGGGCTTGGATGAGGAGGCGAAAGCAAATTTTTGGGAGGACTTAGATGAGGTGGTAAAaagcgtgcctagctcggagaagattgtcatagcaggggacttcaatggCCATATTAGGGTCTTATCGAGAGGTTATGATAATGTGCATGGAGGTTATGATTTTAGTGATAGAAACAGTGAGGGAGATGCTATGTTGGATTTTGCAAGGGCCTTTGgattggtggtagtgaattcgagtttttcgaagaaggaggatcacctaaTTACCTTCCGAAGCATGATAGCCAAGACCTAG